A window from Nitrospirota bacterium encodes these proteins:
- the lnt gene encoding apolipoprotein N-acyltransferase — translation MNLRTTALAAASGILLAASFPSVALPVLAWVALIPLFLALNGQNVRNGLFLGGISGIVFFAGTVHWVTNSVHYYGNVPIIPASLITLLLCAYLALYPALFASLVVHVRRHRPSLLFIAAPALWTALELARTYVFSGFPWALLGYTQYRILPVIQISDMTGVYGVSFLIVLVNASISEFIRDRKKIAVLLPAVVILSLTLGYGFSRLHADEGTDRIRISVVQGNIEQDKKWDPAYQSETISVYKRLTSEALGQKPDLVLWPETATPFYFGGVAPRDQQLTKELKEFVKQGGVPILFGSPTYELRGRGSVILRNSAFLVRGDGEIDAEYDKFHLVPFGEYVPLKSVLFFVEKMVQAIGDFASGTDFTVMKVPVRGADRKNVTISTVICYEIIFPDLVRRFVDRGASVITTITNDAWFGKTAAPYQHFTMAVFRAVENRVPIARAANTGISGFIDANGRILSASPIFTEAYLSQTLTPGSKKTFYTRYGDVFSYLCCLVGILVLIKPRSRV, via the coding sequence ATGAATCTCCGCACCACGGCGCTTGCAGCAGCTTCAGGCATTCTGCTCGCCGCATCGTTCCCCTCCGTTGCTCTCCCTGTCCTTGCCTGGGTCGCCCTTATCCCCCTATTCCTCGCGCTGAATGGACAGAACGTCAGAAACGGCCTCTTTCTGGGCGGTATCAGCGGCATCGTGTTCTTTGCCGGAACCGTCCATTGGGTCACGAACTCGGTCCACTATTACGGAAATGTTCCGATCATCCCGGCGTCCCTCATCACGCTGCTGCTCTGCGCATACCTGGCCCTCTATCCTGCCCTGTTCGCGTCGCTCGTCGTTCATGTCCGGCGCCACCGGCCTTCGCTTCTGTTCATCGCCGCCCCCGCTCTCTGGACCGCGCTCGAGCTGGCGAGGACTTATGTTTTCAGCGGATTCCCCTGGGCGCTTCTGGGATACACGCAGTACCGGATATTGCCGGTCATACAGATCTCGGATATGACCGGCGTGTATGGGGTTTCGTTCCTCATTGTGCTGGTCAACGCTTCGATCTCAGAATTCATCCGGGACAGAAAGAAGATCGCCGTCCTGCTGCCGGCCGTCGTTATCCTGTCGCTTACACTCGGGTACGGGTTCTCACGGCTTCACGCCGATGAAGGCACAGACAGGATCAGGATATCCGTGGTCCAGGGAAACATCGAGCAGGACAAAAAGTGGGACCCGGCATATCAGAGCGAGACCATCAGCGTGTACAAGAGATTAACGTCGGAAGCGCTCGGACAGAAGCCTGATCTCGTTCTTTGGCCGGAGACAGCTACGCCATTCTATTTCGGGGGCGTCGCCCCCCGGGACCAGCAACTGACGAAAGAGCTCAAGGAGTTCGTCAAGCAAGGGGGGGTGCCGATCCTCTTCGGAAGCCCCACTTATGAACTGAGGGGTCGGGGGTCGGTCATTCTGCGCAATTCCGCCTTCCTCGTGAGGGGCGACGGAGAGATCGATGCGGAGTACGACAAGTTCCACCTCGTCCCCTTCGGCGAATACGTGCCGCTCAAGAGCGTGCTGTTCTTTGTCGAAAAGATGGTGCAGGCCATCGGTGACTTCGCGTCCGGCACCGACTTTACCGTCATGAAGGTGCCGGTGCGCGGCGCGGACCGGAAGAACGTGACCATCAGCACCGTTATTTGTTATGAAATCATATTCCCGGACCTGGTGAGGCGCTTTGTTGACCGCGGGGCATCCGTCATCACGACGATCACGAACGATGCCTGGTTCGGGAAGACCGCCGCGCCTTACCAGCATTTTACGATGGCCGTGTTCCGTGCGGTCGAGAACCGGGTGCCCATAGCGCGCGCGGCGAACACGGGCATATCGGGCTTTATCGATGCGAACGGCCGCATTCTTTCAGCCTCCCCCATCTTCACCGAAGCATACCTGTCCCAGACGCTTACTCCCGGCTCGAAAAAGACCTTCTACACCCGTTACGGCGATGTGTTCTCGTATCTGTGCTGTCTGGTCGGCATCCTCGTTCTGATCAAGCCCCGTTCACGGGTGTGA
- a CDS encoding pirin family protein — MIRVRDPKSIYQIDGEITNGSFHGRWHFAFGDYYDPQFEDFGTLRVFNDDTLTPGAVWPLHPHRDNEVVTYCASGEFRHADERGKGGVLQKGWVQHTTVGRGMWHSEINNRPDQPVRFIQMWFYPAQAGLEPSVEQKAVEKTDRTDRFLPIVSNEDKGSLPIAADARVFSSFLHSGKTEHYDLEEGRGLYLYVLEGGPITVNGAMVPTLGSAMITGERAIHLYAEEDAELLLVEVKK, encoded by the coding sequence ATGATACGGGTACGCGATCCCAAAAGCATCTATCAGATCGATGGCGAGATAACAAACGGAAGCTTCCACGGTCGATGGCATTTCGCTTTTGGCGACTACTATGATCCTCAATTCGAGGACTTTGGCACGCTGCGCGTCTTTAATGACGATACCCTGACACCGGGAGCCGTCTGGCCGCTGCACCCGCATCGGGATAATGAGGTGGTTACCTATTGCGCTAGCGGTGAATTCAGGCACGCAGACGAGCGGGGCAAAGGCGGCGTTCTGCAAAAGGGATGGGTGCAGCACACGACGGTGGGACGCGGGATGTGGCATTCGGAGATCAATAACCGCCCTGACCAGCCGGTGCGCTTCATTCAGATGTGGTTTTATCCCGCCCAGGCTGGCCTCGAGCCGTCCGTAGAGCAGAAAGCGGTCGAAAAGACGGACAGGACCGACCGGTTCCTGCCGATTGTATCGAACGAGGACAAGGGCTCGCTTCCCATAGCTGCCGATGCGCGCGTATTTTCCAGCTTTCTCCATTCCGGGAAGACCGAGCACTATGACCTCGAGGAGGGGCGCGGTCTATACCTTTACGTGCTCGAAGGGGGGCCGATAACCGTGAATGGTGCGATGGTCCCGACGCTTGGTTCGGCAATGATCACCGGGGAAAGAGCGATACATCTATATGCCGAGGAAGATGCCGAGCTTTTGCTCGTGGAGGTGAAAAAATAG
- a CDS encoding RNA chaperone Hfq produces METNLLDRMLNTYLESRTPVVITLQNKIRVSGRIRAFDSYVMIIEGPKREIVYRHAVSSVVADALQESHRAAPTVSHGHAPTVPRTPKPAGKPRSPQHQPALAASPADTSINNSMKEGLLRWMQEQKAAK; encoded by the coding sequence ATGGAAACCAATCTCCTTGACAGGATGTTGAATACGTACCTGGAATCACGGACACCGGTGGTCATCACGCTGCAGAACAAGATCCGCGTTTCCGGAAGGATCAGGGCCTTCGACAGCTATGTGATGATCATCGAGGGGCCCAAGCGGGAGATCGTCTACCGTCACGCGGTATCCTCTGTTGTGGCAGACGCTCTTCAGGAATCGCACCGAGCGGCACCCACGGTTTCCCATGGTCACGCGCCAACCGTTCCGCGCACCCCGAAACCTGCCGGCAAGCCGAGATCTCCCCAGCACCAGCCGGCGCTCGCCGCCTCCCCGGCGGACACGAGCATCAACAACAGCATGAAGGAAGGTCTCCTCCGGTGGATGCAGGAGCAAAAGGCGGCAAAATAG
- the queD gene encoding 6-carboxytetrahydropterin synthase QueD, whose product MIESKFAAAHQLRGYEGKCERLHGHNWRVTIAVTAERLNEQGLAIDFHDLKDALREVLDQLEHTFLNDIFPFTQINPSSENLAKWIYDTMAKKINDDNLEVSSVTVWESDTASASYFD is encoded by the coding sequence ATGATCGAATCAAAGTTCGCGGCCGCTCACCAGCTGCGCGGGTATGAAGGGAAATGCGAACGTCTCCATGGCCACAACTGGCGGGTCACCATCGCGGTCACGGCAGAGCGTCTGAACGAGCAGGGACTGGCCATCGATTTTCATGACCTGAAGGACGCTCTCCGGGAGGTCCTGGACCAGCTCGAACACACCTTTCTGAACGATATCTTCCCCTTTACCCAGATCAACCCGTCATCCGAGAACCTTGCGAAGTGGATCTACGATACCATGGCCAAGAAGATCAACGATGACAACCTGGAAGTCAGCAGCGTGACCGTCTGGGAATCCGACACCGCATCAGCTAGTTATTTCGACTAA
- the hfq gene encoding RNA chaperone Hfq translates to MEVQNEELRHAIEPRFLSEAQAKGMRLHVGQMNKTEHDGIIRDIGRYEINIDENGKTVTILKQEIAYLSALQPVLQIPSPPPAPEPEKQGAPDEPLRKPNIQQEFLDKAIKESQFLTLFLINGQRIKATIEAYDNFTILLKDGTKQHLYYKHAITTINR, encoded by the coding sequence ATGGAAGTGCAGAACGAAGAGTTGCGTCACGCGATCGAACCGAGGTTCCTCTCAGAGGCTCAGGCTAAAGGCATGCGGCTCCATGTGGGCCAGATGAACAAGACGGAGCATGACGGTATCATCAGGGACATCGGCCGATACGAGATCAATATTGACGAGAACGGTAAAACGGTAACCATTCTGAAACAGGAAATTGCCTATCTCTCGGCGCTTCAGCCTGTTCTGCAAATCCCGTCCCCTCCCCCTGCCCCGGAACCGGAGAAGCAGGGCGCACCCGATGAACCGTTGCGAAAACCGAACATCCAGCAGGAGTTCCTGGACAAGGCGATAAAAGAGAGCCAGTTTCTGACGCTTTTCCTCATCAATGGACAGCGGATCAAGGCAACCATCGAAGCGTACGACAATTTCACGATCCTGCTCAAGGATGGCACCAAGCAGCATCTCTATTACAAACACGCGATCACGACGATCAACCGGTAG
- the prfB gene encoding peptide chain release factor 2 (programmed frameshift) — MLLEDLKQEIETIKNRLETLRGIFDTPAKELKLAELTRLTETTGFWEKTDKANVILKEKAVIERALREWSGLANRASDLQAMAELASEEGGESLHQELERDILSIQADIASVEVAALLSGEMDASNAIVSIHPGAGGTEAQDWAEMLMRMYLRWAEKRGYKTEILDYQAGEEAGVKSVTFTVSGDYAYGRLKAEAGVHRLVRISPFDANKRRHTSFASVFVYPEVEDDIDIEIDDKELRIDTYRASSAGGQHVNKTDSAVRITHLPTNIVVQCQNERSQLKNKNVAMKVLKSRLYELRKKEQEEKMGKLVSEKKDIAWGSQIRSYVFQPYQMVKDHRTVVETGNVNAVMDGDIDQFIEAYLISNSGAKVEKTIESKQ; from the exons ATGCTTTTAGAAGACCTCAAACAGGAGATCGAAACCATCAAGAACAGGCTTGAGACCCTCCGG GGCATCTTTGACACCCCTGCCAAGGAATTAAAGCTGGCCGAACTCACCCGCCTGACGGAAACCACGGGTTTCTGGGAAAAAACCGACAAAGCAAATGTCATCCTGAAGGAAAAAGCGGTCATTGAACGCGCACTCCGGGAATGGTCCGGCCTTGCTAACCGGGCGAGCGATCTCCAGGCTATGGCCGAACTCGCGAGCGAGGAAGGCGGCGAGTCCCTGCACCAGGAGCTGGAGCGGGATATTCTCTCCATCCAGGCAGACATCGCTTCTGTAGAGGTTGCCGCCCTCCTGTCGGGTGAAATGGATGCATCGAACGCCATTGTCTCGATCCATCCCGGCGCCGGAGGCACGGAGGCGCAGGACTGGGCCGAAATGCTCATGCGCATGTACCTCCGCTGGGCCGAGAAGCGCGGATACAAGACCGAGATCCTCGATTACCAGGCCGGAGAAGAAGCAGGCGTGAAGTCAGTCACCTTCACGGTTTCAGGCGACTACGCCTATGGAAGGCTCAAGGCCGAGGCCGGCGTGCACCGTCTCGTGCGGATCTCCCCGTTCGACGCGAACAAAAGGCGTCACACCTCCTTCGCGTCGGTGTTCGTGTATCCTGAAGTCGAGGACGACATCGACATAGAGATCGATGACAAGGAGTTGCGCATTGACACCTACCGGGCCTCGAGCGCGGGAGGACAGCATGTGAACAAGACCGATTCTGCCGTCAGGATCACGCATTTACCCACGAACATCGTGGTGCAGTGCCAGAACGAGCGCTCCCAGCTCAAGAACAAGAATGTGGCGATGAAAGTCCTGAAGTCGAGGCTCTACGAACTCCGGAAAAAAGAGCAGGAGGAAAAGATGGGCAAGCTGGTGAGCGAAAAGAAGGACATCGCCTGGGGAAGCCAGATAAGGTCCTATGTGTTCCAGCCCTACCAGATGGTGAAGGACCACCGGACCGTCGTGGAGACGGGGAATGTGAACGCCGTGATGGACGGAGATATCGATCAGTTCATCGAGGCCTATCTGATTTCGAACAGCGGGGCAAAAGTCGAGAAAACAATCGAAAGCAAGCAGTAA